The Girardinichthys multiradiatus isolate DD_20200921_A chromosome 7, DD_fGirMul_XY1, whole genome shotgun sequence region AGAACATATGGGCTAAATGGGTCCAATTTACAACCGAGTTTCTGGGGTAAATGAAGGACGACTGACCAGTTGGAAGTGGTATCCCACTGACCACTAAAAACGATGTCTGTAGATATCTTGTCTGGAGGGAAGTGTTGCTACAGAGTTTAAATGCTTATATTGCTAATAGCATGAAGCTCTCACACTAAACGTTATGAAGGTCAAGCAACTTGTATTTCAAGTCCAAAGTCTGAATTTCCAGGTTTCCCAGGGTTCAGATGGGTTCAGAAAACCATTTGGATCACACTCTGTTTTCTAGAGTcgggttttttttctccaacccAGATCTCAACATCCAACTTGGCTGCCGTCTCTAAAACCCGATGATTGCTCCACTAACAGTAGTTAGCCTGATCGTTAGGCATCGTCTAGCTACCAGTATCTGGGTATACCAAGAGTTTAAAAAGCTACGCAAGCTAAGAGCAGGATCTCTGTAAAGCAGCAGACTGTAGGCTAGTGACCCTGAGCAAATAGCCTGACATCTTACCAGCTGTTATCAGCTCATTTATAAAgaacagcttttgttttttctgtatttccGTGACTTAAAATAAGAATATGttctatataaataatataactAATAATGAGTAGTTTAGATGATTTAGGCAGCAGTAAGAGTAATTGAACTAACTGGATTAGCTCATGTCTTACAGCTGCAACACTGCCCTGTGTTCCAGCGTCTGAGGCAGCAGGAATGCAGCGAAAGCCTTTTGACCCTTGAATGTATGCAGCCCTTGAACTAAGACCCCCCCTTAAAGTGTTTTTGTATCTGCAGCAATAGAAATATAGCAAATGATATTtagttaaaatgtgtttctttgcttttatgTATAATTTTAGAAGTGAAAGTTGATGTTTTAGCCATTAGTTGGTTGGATTTAACGTCGGCGGGATGTCGCCCAGGCAGACTGTTGTTTCATGCTGCTTGAAGGCTACatgttgttgtttgtgtgtatgttacATATTTTCCAGACGTAGGAACTGTGGGAAATAATGACTGCTGCTGCAGGTCAAATGACGTTGGtaattttttcttccttttccatATCTATCTCCTGCCCCCCCtcccttctttctctctgtcctcTCTTCCAATCAGCTCAGTAGAAACCATGTAGTTAAAGAGCAGCCCAAAGTGGGCTCTAATCGACCCAGTTCAGTTAACAAACCCATCCAGAGTGTTTTTCTGAATGCATAACACTTtaaatgtgcatgtgtgcagTTTTTCTTTGTGCTGTGTTTCTCTGAGGCAGCATCAGAAACAGTGAGGGCCATCTTTCCCATCCTCTTTTccatctggttgttttttttgggggtcGATGACCTCTTCAGTGCATCCACACATGCATTATCGTAACAAATAATGCAGAAACCCAGCAATCACCTGCACACGATGCACACTCAGACACATGTATGATGATGAATCAGCTGTATTTTAAGTTAGCTTGATGACATTTCTGTTGAGCTAATCTGTTTACTAAAATCACACTTCAGCTCCAGACAGACCTTTCTCTTTGCAAGCCAGtcataataataaaatgcaCTTTTATTGAAGCAAAGCTGCAGTGTTtaggttttttatttgtgataaaCTCTATTTCTAATGCTGTAGCTTTAACCTGTCAGCCGTTAGTGTCCTCTGCTGTGTCTCCTGGTGGAGGAACTTCTCTTACGATGTTCTTCTTCTGTTCTTTCCACAGCAAGCTGCCAGCAACGCAGAGAAATTTGACTATGTGAGTAATGGGGTCCTAAATGTAGGACACAAAATCCCACATTGTTTCCAGTTCAGCATCATGTCAATAACTCTGTTTTTCCTCCAGGTCATGAACTTTCTGAAAAAGATGGCAGGAAATGAGTACGTTGGTTTCAGCAACGCCACGTGAGtctctttaaatttaaaattgttccctgtttcttttttaaaagattgATCTTAAAACACGCATCATATTTATCATAAAGACTGATGAATCAGTTTCTAAAGGAGCTGTGTGTTACGGAGGGGAAAAACTATGAGTAAAATCCAGGAaatcatgtttgttttaatttatttgatttgaacTGGTTTTCATACTGGTTTCATATAAAGTTGGCTGCTGGCTCTGGATCGGTGCACTAAAGGATCCTTACATGATTTCTGACTCTGCTGGTAAACATCTGAGGCTCATGTTTCAGCACCATCACATGATGAAGGTCTGAACGCTCTGCATGGCGGGTGGAGCAGCAGGATTCCAGCACCAACTTGAAATGATAGCTCCCTGCTCTTTGTGTGACAGATTCCAGTCGGAGCGCGAGTCAGGAGACAGGAACTTCGCCATCGGATActacctgaaggagaaaaagGTCTGTCCCTAGATCGGTCTCTGGGAAACTCTGTGGTTACGTTTGTATTTCATGTCAGCGCTCCGTATCGCTGTGTTTCAGGATGGTTGAACTCTAGAATAAAATGATCCTGAGAAGAACAAAGGCTGCAGAATCTGTAACAAATATACATTATATGGCTACttctacatgtacatgaactttgatcaCATCCTGTTCTTAACCTATAAgctccagtttgttgatggacccacagTTGCTagcaacagcaactttaactattctgtaaacatcttccaaggTTTAGGAATTTGTTCATAgttggatcagaaccagaactgcagcctccgctctaactcatcccaaaggtgttggagaaggttgaggtcaggactctttgGAGCCCAGTCAAGGTTCTCCagacctgcagccatggaagtgattggatcACCAGGATTCATTGATCTGGTGGTGGGACCAGATCAGagtatttttattattctgtgCAACATTCAAATCAATAAGGCCTGTCTGGAGCGCAGTAACTGTGGTCATTTttcatgctaatgtaatatttaagcTGCTGGACAGAGTCTCCCAGCAGCAGAGGCTCACCTTATACTCAGAAGAGATTACCCAGAATGCTAAAGGCCTCAGAGCGATGGAAGCTCAGATGATGAGGAggagagagaagaagaaaatagaCGTATAGCAACTGACATCATCGTCAATATTTTCTACTGTTGTGCAGCTCTAATAGACACAGAGTCGTCCAACATGTGTCTCCTGTTCCCATACAAAGCCAGTAAAGTTTTCTCAAACTCTGTTTTTAAAAGGGAAGatccagttcaggtttgacCTTTTTGGGAAAGGTCAAACCTGTTCTCAGTCAGGGAcaacattttaacagaaaacagaatCAATCTGGAGGAAAATAAGTTTCATGTTCAGGCTCAGATATCTCAGACATCAGTACCCCACAGTGATTCCTCCAGCCAGTCAGGAGGTACTCAGCCTCTATGTTGATCTGTCTGCAGTGTTTTCCTGAAGGGACCGACATGACGTCTGTGCTGGACCTTTACTTTCAGGTGAGTCCAACtctattataaaatattaatgatTCCTGCTCTGCTGCTGCTCGTCCTCTGTTAGTTATCATCTCCCTGAAGGTCAGACCAGTTTCTTTAGCTAATTTACTccttttttgtcagttttccGTTTTCCTGCAGACAATCTTTTTCACCAGAAGGCTAAATCCATCCTGATGTTTGCTCATTCCCCTCAGTCTCCTGAACATGAatggatttttctttgtgtgtctccaGCTGTGCGCCATCGAGGTGACCTGCGAGAGCGCCAGCGTCATGGCGGCCACGCTGGCCAACGGCGGCATCTGCCCGATCACGGGCGAGCGCGTGCTGAGCCCGGAGGCCGTGAGGAACACCCTGAGCCTGATGCATTCCTGCGGGATGTACGATTTCTCCGGACAGTTCGCCTTCCATGTGAGAAAAAGTCCAAGTTCCCTCTGAGCGGCTCCAGCTGTTTATGTTCTAATGTTTAACTGGTGTTCTGCCCCACCCCCGCTGCAGGTCGGGCTGCCAGCCAAGTCCGGGGTGGCCGGGGGCATCCTGCTGGTCGTTCCCAACGTCATGGGAATCATGTGCTGGTCGCCTCCACTGGATAAACTGGGCAACTCGGTCAGAGGAATACAGTTCTGCACGGTA contains the following coding sequences:
- the glsb gene encoding glutaminase kidney isoform, mitochondrial isoform X1, whose amino-acid sequence is MTAAAGQMTLQAASNAEKFDYVMNFLKKMAGNEYVGFSNATFQSERESGDRNFAIGYYLKEKKCFPEGTDMTSVLDLYFQLCAIEVTCESASVMAATLANGGICPITGERVLSPEAVRNTLSLMHSCGMYDFSGQFAFHVGLPAKSGVAGGILLVVPNVMGIMCWSPPLDKLGNSVRGIQFCTDLVELFNFHNYDNLRHFAKKHDPRREGGDQRVKSVINLLFAAYTGDVSALRRFALSSMDMEQRDYDSRTALHVAAAEGHLEVVRFLLEACKVNPVPEDRWGNTPLDEAVQFGHHDVVSVLQQYQEKYTPPNGSDDKMSNEKNLDSLL